The Corvus moneduloides isolate bCorMon1 chromosome 5, bCorMon1.pri, whole genome shotgun sequence genome includes a region encoding these proteins:
- the UFSP2 gene encoding ufm1-specific protease 2 isoform X2, with product MRPGPAPAAALTDVVILEAMDILFRIRGGLDLAFQLGTTDEASTKKALGYVFSDLENKLSSEVLVFRICHSPVYVWPNNGMTTVPELTDESACKEIRRFIQFDQDDETKRKLGKKKDKKLQDTQIINVDLMLEMTSSLAALAPVIEREKKEHHYINMTLPVDVVVSVSPEEPWGKVQNLLVKAIHGQLTDMERCIMKYVKGTSIVVPEQFHFMLPGKNHLVTISYPTGISDDQLESYRKELHGLYNLPCDRPYFKRANAYHFPDEPYKDGYLRNPHLHLSSPGMESGMIYLVQGVYSYHHYMQDRIDDSGWGCAYRSLQTICSWFKHQGYMDRPIPTHKEIQQALVDAGDKPAAFVGSRQWIGSIEVQLVLNQLFGITSKILFVSQGSELALQGRELANHFKTEGTPIMIGGGVLAHTILGVAWNEITGHIKYLILDPHYTGGEDLHVILEKGWCGWKGPDFWNKDAYYNLCLPQRPKAI from the exons AtgcggccgggcccggcccccgcGGCGGCGCTGACGGACGTG gTAATTCTAGAAGCTATGGATATACTCTTCAGAATAAGAGGAGGCTTGGATCTTGCATTTCAGCTTGGAACTACTGATG AGGCATCAACAAAAAAGGCACTAGGATATGTTTTCAGTGATCTTGAAAACAAACTGTCCTCAGAGGTTCTTGTATTCAGAATTTGCCACAGTCCAGTCTATGTGTGGCCTAACAATGGTATGACCACAGTTCCAGAGCTGACTGATGAGTCTGCTTGTAAGGAGATAAGACGATTTATACA ATTTGATCAAGATGATGAGACCAAACGAAAGCTTGgcaaaaaaaaggataaaaagttACAGGATACG cagatcaTCAATGTAGACCTCATGTTGGAAATGACATCTTCATTAGCTGCTTTGGCTCCAGTCattgaaagggaaaagaaggaacacCACTACATAAATATGACATTGCCAGTTGATGTTGTTGTATCTGTTTCTCCAGAAGAACCATGGGGAAA GGTACAAAATCTCCTGGTGAAAGCAATTCATGGGCAATTAACTGACATGGAAAGATGTATCATGAAATATGTGAAGGGAACATCAATTGTGGTACCAGAACAATTTCATTTCATGTTACCAGGAAAAAATCACCTTGTAACCATCTCATATCCTACAGGTATTTCAGATGATCAGCTGGAAAGTTACAGAAAG GAATTGCATGGGTTATACAATCTGCCTTGTGACAGACCATATTTCAAGAGAGCAAATGCTTATCATTTTCCAGATGAACCATATAAAGATGGATATCTCAGAAATCCACATTTACATCTTAGTTCACCTGGCATGGAGTCTGGTATG ATTTATTTAGTACAAGGTGTGTACAGTTACCACCACTATATGCAGGATCGCATCGATGACagtggctggggctgtgcctaTCGGTCTTTGCAGACAATCTGTTCTTGGTTCAAGCACCAAGGCTACATGGATAGACCTATACCCACACACAAGGAAATTCAACAG GCACTGGTTGATGCTGGAGACAAGCCTGCGGCATTTGTTGGGTCACGGCAATGGATTGGTTCAATTGAGGTACAGCTTGTTTTGAATCAGCTTTTTGGAATAACatccaaaatattatttgtcAG CCAGGGTTCTGAACTAGCACTGCAGGGAAGAGAGCTTGCTAATCATTTCAAGACTGAGGGAACTCCAATTATGATTG GTGGAGGTGTTTTGGCTCACACGATATTAGGAGTGGCTTGGAATGAGATTACAGGGCACATAAAATACTTGATTCTAGACCCACATTACACTGGAGGAGAAGATCTGCATGTTATTTTGGAAAAG GGCTGGTGTGGATGGAAGGGCCCGGACTTTTGGAACAAGGACGCCTATTATAATCTGTGCCTACCTCAACGACCAAAAGCTATTTGA
- the UFSP2 gene encoding ufm1-specific protease 2 isoform X1 — translation MRPGPAPAAALTDVVILEAMDILFRIRGGLDLAFQLGTTDEASTKKALGYVFSDLENKLSSEVLVFRICHSPVYVWPNNGMTTVPELTDESACKEIRRFIQFDQDDETKRKLGKKKDKKLQDTQQIINVDLMLEMTSSLAALAPVIEREKKEHHYINMTLPVDVVVSVSPEEPWGKVQNLLVKAIHGQLTDMERCIMKYVKGTSIVVPEQFHFMLPGKNHLVTISYPTGISDDQLESYRKELHGLYNLPCDRPYFKRANAYHFPDEPYKDGYLRNPHLHLSSPGMESGMIYLVQGVYSYHHYMQDRIDDSGWGCAYRSLQTICSWFKHQGYMDRPIPTHKEIQQALVDAGDKPAAFVGSRQWIGSIEVQLVLNQLFGITSKILFVSQGSELALQGRELANHFKTEGTPIMIGGGVLAHTILGVAWNEITGHIKYLILDPHYTGGEDLHVILEKGWCGWKGPDFWNKDAYYNLCLPQRPKAI, via the exons AtgcggccgggcccggcccccgcGGCGGCGCTGACGGACGTG gTAATTCTAGAAGCTATGGATATACTCTTCAGAATAAGAGGAGGCTTGGATCTTGCATTTCAGCTTGGAACTACTGATG AGGCATCAACAAAAAAGGCACTAGGATATGTTTTCAGTGATCTTGAAAACAAACTGTCCTCAGAGGTTCTTGTATTCAGAATTTGCCACAGTCCAGTCTATGTGTGGCCTAACAATGGTATGACCACAGTTCCAGAGCTGACTGATGAGTCTGCTTGTAAGGAGATAAGACGATTTATACA ATTTGATCAAGATGATGAGACCAAACGAAAGCTTGgcaaaaaaaaggataaaaagttACAGGATACG cagcagatcaTCAATGTAGACCTCATGTTGGAAATGACATCTTCATTAGCTGCTTTGGCTCCAGTCattgaaagggaaaagaaggaacacCACTACATAAATATGACATTGCCAGTTGATGTTGTTGTATCTGTTTCTCCAGAAGAACCATGGGGAAA GGTACAAAATCTCCTGGTGAAAGCAATTCATGGGCAATTAACTGACATGGAAAGATGTATCATGAAATATGTGAAGGGAACATCAATTGTGGTACCAGAACAATTTCATTTCATGTTACCAGGAAAAAATCACCTTGTAACCATCTCATATCCTACAGGTATTTCAGATGATCAGCTGGAAAGTTACAGAAAG GAATTGCATGGGTTATACAATCTGCCTTGTGACAGACCATATTTCAAGAGAGCAAATGCTTATCATTTTCCAGATGAACCATATAAAGATGGATATCTCAGAAATCCACATTTACATCTTAGTTCACCTGGCATGGAGTCTGGTATG ATTTATTTAGTACAAGGTGTGTACAGTTACCACCACTATATGCAGGATCGCATCGATGACagtggctggggctgtgcctaTCGGTCTTTGCAGACAATCTGTTCTTGGTTCAAGCACCAAGGCTACATGGATAGACCTATACCCACACACAAGGAAATTCAACAG GCACTGGTTGATGCTGGAGACAAGCCTGCGGCATTTGTTGGGTCACGGCAATGGATTGGTTCAATTGAGGTACAGCTTGTTTTGAATCAGCTTTTTGGAATAACatccaaaatattatttgtcAG CCAGGGTTCTGAACTAGCACTGCAGGGAAGAGAGCTTGCTAATCATTTCAAGACTGAGGGAACTCCAATTATGATTG GTGGAGGTGTTTTGGCTCACACGATATTAGGAGTGGCTTGGAATGAGATTACAGGGCACATAAAATACTTGATTCTAGACCCACATTACACTGGAGGAGAAGATCTGCATGTTATTTTGGAAAAG GGCTGGTGTGGATGGAAGGGCCCGGACTTTTGGAACAAGGACGCCTATTATAATCTGTGCCTACCTCAACGACCAAAAGCTATTTGA
- the UFSP2 gene encoding ufm1-specific protease 2 isoform X3 has translation MDILFRIRGGLDLAFQLGTTDEASTKKALGYVFSDLENKLSSEVLVFRICHSPVYVWPNNGMTTVPELTDESACKEIRRFIQFDQDDETKRKLGKKKDKKLQDTQQIINVDLMLEMTSSLAALAPVIEREKKEHHYINMTLPVDVVVSVSPEEPWGKVQNLLVKAIHGQLTDMERCIMKYVKGTSIVVPEQFHFMLPGKNHLVTISYPTGISDDQLESYRKELHGLYNLPCDRPYFKRANAYHFPDEPYKDGYLRNPHLHLSSPGMESGMIYLVQGVYSYHHYMQDRIDDSGWGCAYRSLQTICSWFKHQGYMDRPIPTHKEIQQALVDAGDKPAAFVGSRQWIGSIEVQLVLNQLFGITSKILFVSQGSELALQGRELANHFKTEGTPIMIGGGVLAHTILGVAWNEITGHIKYLILDPHYTGGEDLHVILEKGWCGWKGPDFWNKDAYYNLCLPQRPKAI, from the exons ATGGATATACTCTTCAGAATAAGAGGAGGCTTGGATCTTGCATTTCAGCTTGGAACTACTGATG AGGCATCAACAAAAAAGGCACTAGGATATGTTTTCAGTGATCTTGAAAACAAACTGTCCTCAGAGGTTCTTGTATTCAGAATTTGCCACAGTCCAGTCTATGTGTGGCCTAACAATGGTATGACCACAGTTCCAGAGCTGACTGATGAGTCTGCTTGTAAGGAGATAAGACGATTTATACA ATTTGATCAAGATGATGAGACCAAACGAAAGCTTGgcaaaaaaaaggataaaaagttACAGGATACG cagcagatcaTCAATGTAGACCTCATGTTGGAAATGACATCTTCATTAGCTGCTTTGGCTCCAGTCattgaaagggaaaagaaggaacacCACTACATAAATATGACATTGCCAGTTGATGTTGTTGTATCTGTTTCTCCAGAAGAACCATGGGGAAA GGTACAAAATCTCCTGGTGAAAGCAATTCATGGGCAATTAACTGACATGGAAAGATGTATCATGAAATATGTGAAGGGAACATCAATTGTGGTACCAGAACAATTTCATTTCATGTTACCAGGAAAAAATCACCTTGTAACCATCTCATATCCTACAGGTATTTCAGATGATCAGCTGGAAAGTTACAGAAAG GAATTGCATGGGTTATACAATCTGCCTTGTGACAGACCATATTTCAAGAGAGCAAATGCTTATCATTTTCCAGATGAACCATATAAAGATGGATATCTCAGAAATCCACATTTACATCTTAGTTCACCTGGCATGGAGTCTGGTATG ATTTATTTAGTACAAGGTGTGTACAGTTACCACCACTATATGCAGGATCGCATCGATGACagtggctggggctgtgcctaTCGGTCTTTGCAGACAATCTGTTCTTGGTTCAAGCACCAAGGCTACATGGATAGACCTATACCCACACACAAGGAAATTCAACAG GCACTGGTTGATGCTGGAGACAAGCCTGCGGCATTTGTTGGGTCACGGCAATGGATTGGTTCAATTGAGGTACAGCTTGTTTTGAATCAGCTTTTTGGAATAACatccaaaatattatttgtcAG CCAGGGTTCTGAACTAGCACTGCAGGGAAGAGAGCTTGCTAATCATTTCAAGACTGAGGGAACTCCAATTATGATTG GTGGAGGTGTTTTGGCTCACACGATATTAGGAGTGGCTTGGAATGAGATTACAGGGCACATAAAATACTTGATTCTAGACCCACATTACACTGGAGGAGAAGATCTGCATGTTATTTTGGAAAAG GGCTGGTGTGGATGGAAGGGCCCGGACTTTTGGAACAAGGACGCCTATTATAATCTGTGCCTACCTCAACGACCAAAAGCTATTTGA
- the ANKRD37 gene encoding ankyrin repeat domain-containing protein 37, which yields MLMLDCTSESGSFSNLFEIGTGVNAPADAFGQSPAHLAACGGEAFFLLWQLQTGANLNQQDCLGEAPIHKAAKVGSLECLALLVAGDAKIDLCNNSGQTAADLALDCGFLECAKFLRTIQHTQAMKLRGQSGHSLSDKHGLQREDPTAQKQESETSRSINRKRRRSDDLVS from the exons ATGCTGATGCTGGACTGCACTTCAGAG TCTGGTAGTTTCAGCAACTTATTTGAGATAGGAACCGGTGTGAACGCACCTGCAGATGCCTTTGGTCAGTCTCCAGCTCACTTGGCTGCTTGTGGTGGTGAAGCTTTTTTTCTACTGTGGCAACTGCAGACAGGAGCAAATCTGAACCAACAG GATTGCCTTGGAGAAGCCCCGATACATAAAGCAGCAAAAGTTGGGAGTTTGGAATGTCTTGCTCTCCTTGTTGCTGGTGATGCTAAAATTGA cttGTGCAACAACAGTGGACAGACGGCAGCAGACCTCGCACTGGATTGTGGCTTTCTGGAATGTGCCAAGTTCCTCAGGACAATTCAGCACACTCAGGCAATGAAACTGAGAGGACAGTCTGGACACTCGCTAAGTGACAAACATGGCTTGCAGAGAGAGGATCCAACTGCACAGAAACAAGAAAGTGAAACCAGCAGATCCATAaacaggaagaggagaagatCAGATG ATCTTGTCTCCTAG
- the LRP2BP gene encoding LRP2-binding protein isoform X4: MQQRRVPARAGQGRPGPRHSGRDRSRPGGAGSSAPAGAAAALPCGRTRTRTRTRTRTARQARPEPPSGAELPGELGRRCWMALRSERLPPDPAVPAENHSHVTLLAKAEESLLRREAGEDFPAPFLDGQRYYEQGLYEEALKQFEKIKDTDFQAMYQLGVMYYDGLGTKKDPEKGVEYMNKILSSDSPEASHLKFAAAYNLGRAYYEGCGVKHSTAEAERLWLTAADHGNPKASVKAQSTLGMLYSMPILKDLKKAFFWHSKACDNGNLESQGALGIMYLYGQGIRRNTKAALEHLRKATQLGNIYAQGHLVEYYYTRKFYSKAAALARR, encoded by the exons ATGCAGCAGCGCCGGGTGCCGGCGCGGGCTGGGCAGGGCCGCCCTGGGCCGCGGCACAGCGGCAGGGATCGATCCAGGCCCGGCGGCGCGGGGAGCTCGGCACCAGCGGGGGCCGCGGCCGCGCTCCCTTGTGGCCGGACCCGGACCCGGACCCGGACCCGGACCCGCACAGCCCGGCAGGCTCGGCCCGAGCCGCCCTCGGGCGCGGAGCTGCCGGGAGAGCTCGGCCGGCGGTGCTGGATGGCGCTGCGCAGCGAGCGGCTGCCGCCGGACCCGGCCGTGCCAG CAGAGAACCACTCCCATGTTACACTGTTGGCAAAAGCAGAGGAGTCGCTGCTGAGGAGAGAGGCAGGTGAAGATTTTCCGGCACCTTTTCTGGATGGACAACGATACTATGAACAG ggGTTGTATGAAGAAGCATtaaagcaatttgaaaaaattaaagatacAGATTTTCAAGCAATGTATCAGCTTGGTGTAATGTATTATGATGGACTTGGCACTAAAAAAGACCCT GAAAAGGGAGTGGAATACATGAATAAAATACTCAGCTCTGATTCCCCAGAAGCAAGTCACTTGAAGTTTGCAGCTGCATACAATCTTGGCAGGGCATATTATGAAGGATGTGGTGTTAAACATTCAACCGCAGAGGCTGAAAG GTTATGGCTTACTGCTGCAGACCATGGAAATCCAAAAGCAAGTGTAAAGGCCCAGAGTACTTTAGGAATGCTTTATTCTATGCCAATTCTAAAAGATCTGAAGAAG GCCTTTTTCTGGCATTCAAAAGCATGTGACAATGGAAATCTGGAATCACAGGGAGCACTTGGCATTATGTATCTCTATGGACAAGGTATACGTCGCAACACTAAAGCTGCTTTGGAGCATTTGAGAAAAGCAACACAGCTTGGAAACATCTATGCTCAAGGCCATCTTGTGGAATATTACTACACTAGAAAATTTTACTCAAAGGCTGCTGCACTAGCCAGaag GTGA